AGACGGCGGCGAGCAAAATGCCGCGCGTGGACGCGATTGGCGGCAGCTCGGCGGGGGTGTATATCGACAACCGCGCGATGATCGCCTCGCTGTTCCGCGGGATCCCGCAGGAGCGCTTCGGCGAGGTGCGGGACATGTTTACCCGCATTGGCGACGAGCTTGGCGTGCCGCTGGACATCGTGAACGATGGCGAGGTGACGGCGCTGGCCGGCTCGATGTCGCTGGAGGACAACGGGGTGCTGGGCATCGCGATGGGATCCAGCGAGGCGGGCGGCTATGTGACGATGGACGGCAACATCACGAGCTGGCTGAACGAACTGGCGTTCGCGCCGGTGGACTACAGCGCCACGGCTCCGGCGGACGAGTGGTCCGGGGATATTGGCGTGGGCGCGCTCTATTTTTCGCAGCAGTGCGTGTTCCGTCTGGCTCCGGTGGCCGGTATTGAGCTTCCGGAAGAGGTGACGGATGCGGAGAAGCTGAAGGCGGTGCAGGAGCGGCTGGAAGCGGGCGATCGCGCCGCAGTGCAGATCTGGGAGTCGATCGGGATCTACCTGGGCTACACGATCGCGCATTACGCCGATTTCTACGACCTGAAGCACGTCCTGATTCTGGGCCGTTGCACCTCGGGACGGGGCGGATCGCTTATCCTCGATGGCGCCCGGCACGTGCTTGCGGTGGAGTTTCCGGAGCTTCTGCATATCAACATTCAACTGCCCGATGAAAAGAGCCGGCGCGTGGGCCAGTCCATCGCGGCGGCGAGCCTGCCGGCGCTGAAGTAAGGCGCTCACGATAGCATTGGCAATTCCCGCCGTCACAGGGACAGCAGCGACATCATGGACGGCAGGGCAATGGAATCCCAAGTCTCCGCGGACCCTGCTTTCGCTGGAGTCTCTAGAATCGGGCGAGGCCGGCGCGCCTCGCCAATAGCAACCGATTGCGGATGTAGTCCGCGGCCGAACTGAAAGGTTAAATGCCCCCCCATGAACCTGACCCTGGACACCGCCCAACTTTATATTCCCGACGGCGTCGACGAGACGGAGGCCCTGGCCCGCACCACGCACCTGGCGATCGGCGCGCACCAGGATGACCTGGAAATCATGGCCTACGACGGCATTGTGCAGTGCTACCAGCAGCCGGACAAGTGGTTTACGGGGGTGGTGGTGACGAATGGCGGGGGCACGCCCCGGAGCGGGATTTACGGCAACTATTCCGACGCGGACATGATCCAGGTGCGGAACAAGGAGCAGAAGAAGGCGGCGTTTGTGGGCGAATTTGCGGCGCAGTTTCTGCTGGATTTCCCGAGCGGCCGCGTGAAGGACGCGTCGGACGCGGGCCCGGTGAGCGATCTGGCGGCGATCATCGAGGCGACGCGCCCGGAGGTGATCTACACGCACAACCTGGCGGACAAGCACGACACGCACATCGGGGTGACGCTGCGAACGATCGCCGCGCTGCGCCGGGTATCGGAGGAGGCGCTTCCGAAGAAGGTGTATGGGTGCGAGGTGTGGCGCGATCTGGACTGGATGGTGGACAGCGACAAGGTGGCGATGGACGCGTCGCAACGCGAGAACCTGCAGATGGCGCTGGTGGGTATCTTCGATTCGCAGATCGCCGGTGGCAAGCGTTATGACCTGGCGACGATGGGCCGGCGCCGCGCCCACGCGACCTACCACCAGTCGCACGGGGTGGACGAGACCACGGGCATTACGTTCGCGATGGATCTCACGCCGCTGGTGGAGGATCGGGACCTGGATCCCCTC
This is a stretch of genomic DNA from Candidatus Hydrogenedentota bacterium. It encodes these proteins:
- a CDS encoding ROK family protein: MKTAWMLTPPKIVPPLDPGFRPAAPANRTYRQAVKESGMGERLVLGLERANGALARHELEVFPIEHPQSEASRFYVERILKFLLWQKGAWKVYVGGPTYIAAYLQDCYTPGGSREFDYKFMGHSVYERNFEIVPCAPEDVPAERESTQPLGRHLDGCRIGFDLGASDRKVSAVVDGEAIYSEEVVWEPRKQTDPAYHYNEIMAALKTAASKMPRVDAIGGSSAGVYIDNRAMIASLFRGIPQERFGEVRDMFTRIGDELGVPLDIVNDGEVTALAGSMSLEDNGVLGIAMGSSEAGGYVTMDGNITSWLNELAFAPVDYSATAPADEWSGDIGVGALYFSQQCVFRLAPVAGIELPEEVTDAEKLKAVQERLEAGDRAAVQIWESIGIYLGYTIAHYADFYDLKHVLILGRCTSGRGGSLILDGARHVLAVEFPELLHINIQLPDEKSRRVGQSIAAASLPALK
- a CDS encoding PIG-L family deacetylase, producing MNLTLDTAQLYIPDGVDETEALARTTHLAIGAHQDDLEIMAYDGIVQCYQQPDKWFTGVVVTNGGGTPRSGIYGNYSDADMIQVRNKEQKKAAFVGEFAAQFLLDFPSGRVKDASDAGPVSDLAAIIEATRPEVIYTHNLADKHDTHIGVTLRTIAALRRVSEEALPKKVYGCEVWRDLDWMVDSDKVAMDASQRENLQMALVGIFDSQIAGGKRYDLATMGRRRAHATYHQSHGVDETTGITFAMDLTPLVEDRDLDPLSLVQGYLSNFLSDVTDRVKKIQGE